The Nymphaea colorata isolate Beijing-Zhang1983 chromosome 7, ASM883128v2, whole genome shotgun sequence DNA window AAGTGTAGgaccttttttgttcttttgcctGATGCAAGCAGGTTTCCCGAAATAACCCTTCTTTGCTTACGTGGGAGCATCTAAGAGCCGGACTTGATGGAAAGGAGGCGGACTTCGCCACTCGTCCTCGGGGTGTGGTTGTAGCAAGAACTCATGCTCATGCTCAGTAGGTTCGAGATGGCGATAGGTCCTCTCGCCAGGATCCGAAGCCTCCTAAACCTTTCCTTGACCGACCGATTCGATGGCTTCGCCGGGCTCTGCATGTCCACCgttcatccaaaaaaaaaaaaatcagatatgaaaaaataattaatgtctgattaaaaaattaaattgtcatCTCATTCAAACATGTCATGTGATTGGATTtggtttagttttaaataaatatatggtTGGATAATGTAACACTGTAGCgtagctacatataggctggtgtgggcaactgcccacaccagcaacaaaatttttatttgtttttacatagatttcttataatattttacttatttatatatgttgtgctcCTCCATgaatgagaatttctataacaATGCctcataacaaaaaatttttggctctgccactagTGTATCGGAGCCACTTTGTAGCTAGTGTGGGCGATTAcgaaaatttataatatttacaaaaaaaaagttcattatatatatatatatatatatatatatatatatatatatatatatatatatatatatatatatatatatatatatatgaacttaaACTTAAAATGCCCTTTATCGAAAATTTTTTGCCACTGTGCATCGCATTGGTCAACTTTGATAAAAAACTATGAGACTATTAATATAATAAAGTATAATATACCCAGATCCATATTGAGTTCCCCTTTGTATGTACATATTTCCATAAACATCGAGTTTGATTTCATTGAAAGTGTATATAAATAAAGATATCATAataagaacttcaaaattaagCATGTTTTCATAAATCATTTATGTTATAACCTATAATCTTTCTGTCCGACCAGACTTAGACCAGTCACAAGTTGGGTCCAGATTTGATGGATCTGGTAACTAAGTCCAAGTCGGCTCCGGTAAAGTTTGCTTTCAGAATTTGGATCTAGCTTGGTCCAGACTACAAgtcttgttattttgttttaaattagtgagcatgcatgttttttatttttcaaaaacatagaaaaataaaaggaaaaatatatctCAACGAAGAACGTACCGTAGCGTCGGATGCTGCCGAATTAATGCTTCCATTGGTCACAGATGGCTCTGCATCGTCAAGGCTATATTTTCCTGTAAATCAACATACGAATAACTAGCTGATCAAAAAGATCACATTACAGAAGctaaattatatttaaaatatgtaaattttgtgaaaaacaatatctttttagcatgaatggttgagataaaaataaagaaaaaaattcgtCTCATACATACGCACACATAGATATAAATAAACTGAAATCTTGTGGCTATCTTGAGTTTTGGTACGAGCTTGTCTAATCATAACTACTTGATGCATCAGATCAGTGTGATTAAACATATCAATGCATCAAATGTTATcgaagtcattttttttatttaaacttaGATGAAGAAATCTACAAATcatataattaatatatatatatatatatatattatcataaaaatttgaaatcagtGAGCTATTTTATGAACAGATGATTCTTTTTATCTTGTGATGCTAAAAACCATAATGGTACATTTCATGGCTGTCATAGTAAAGTGCATCTCCAATATCATTTTTAGCACCGGAAAcagaatatataatatatatatatatatatatatatatatatatatatatatatatatatatatatatatatatatatatatatatatatatatatatatggtgactGGCATGGCTCATATTGAACAAAGAAAGTAAAATGTGGGGAGAAAATTGAGCTCACCATCTTCACTGCTGTCGTCGGGGTCGGGAATTGAGAAACGGCAGTACTCTCTAAAGCTGGGAGAACCAGGCAGATCACCTAACCCAAGCACCCATCCACCTTCCTCttgctcttcctcttcctcttcctcctcctctttctgtgcttcctcctccttctccctcGCTTCCTTGTCATGGCGGTGATCAGGAGACAGCATCTCCTTTCCATCGCCGCATGATTCCCTTATCGGCCCCCCCTTGCCGACGATCTGATCACGATCACCTTCACTATCGTTTCTTCTCACGGCAGACTCCCGGCCTTCCATTTCCTTCGTCTCCGGCGTCCGCGTTTCATCCTTGATCTCCCCTGCGGAGCACGCCTGTGCGGCTTCCATCGGTGGTGATACGGTCGGCATGGAGAGGCTCCTGTCGAGGGGGTCGATCAAGGAGTGGGATGGGGAGGAGGCGTAGTCCTTGAGGCTGCCGGTGTCGGTCACGACGAGGAGCTCCTGCGTGGAGATGGTGCTGAGCGTCTTGATTATGCGCCGCCTCCGCCGCAGCCTGAAGAGCGGGCGTCGTTGGCCGGCCAATGTCGTCTCCTCTGCTGCGTTCTTCGACCCACCCATTCCCATCTGAGGGAGCAAACGATGGGAGacaggagagggagagagaacggTGGTGGCGGTAGCAAAAGAGATACAGA harbors:
- the LOC116258009 gene encoding uncharacterized protein LOC116258009, with product MGMGGSKNAAEETTLAGQRRPLFRLRRRRRIIKTLSTISTQELLVVTDTGSLKDYASSPSHSLIDPLDRSLSMPTVSPPMEAAQACSAGEIKDETRTPETKEMEGRESAVRRNDSEGDRDQIVGKGGPIRESCGDGKEMLSPDHRHDKEAREKEEEAQKEEEEEEEEEQEEGGWVLGLGDLPGSPSFREYCRFSIPDPDDSSEDGKYSLDDAEPSVTNGSINSAASDATSPAKPSNRSVKERFRRLRILARGPIAISNLLSMSMSSCYNHTPRTSGEVRLLSIKSGS